One Succinispira mobilis DSM 6222 genomic window carries:
- the kdsA gene encoding 3-deoxy-8-phosphooctulonate synthase — protein sequence MQIVKIGNYQVGDGKKLMLMAGPCVLEGYERSLAIGKRVKQITDKLGINYVFKASYDKANRSAFNSFRGPGLTEGLAMLASIKQELQVPVVSDIHEVSQVEQAAQVLDILQIPAFLCRQTDLVYAAAQTQKVVNVKKGQFLAPWDMKNVVNKILEAGNKNILLTERGSSFGYNTLVTDMRGLAIMREIGYPVVMDATHSVQIPGGLGTASGGQSQYVPHMARAAAAVGIDALFLEVHDNPAEALSDGPNMVSLDKLEELLTDVLAIYKIAHK from the coding sequence ATGCAAATTGTAAAAATAGGAAATTATCAAGTAGGGGATGGAAAAAAGTTAATGTTAATGGCGGGGCCTTGTGTATTAGAAGGCTATGAACGCAGCTTAGCAATTGGCAAGCGGGTGAAGCAAATAACGGACAAATTGGGAATTAATTATGTTTTTAAGGCTTCATATGACAAAGCCAATCGTTCTGCTTTCAATTCCTTTCGTGGTCCTGGACTAACAGAAGGGTTAGCCATGTTAGCCAGTATTAAACAGGAATTGCAAGTACCAGTGGTTAGCGATATTCACGAAGTTTCTCAAGTTGAACAAGCAGCTCAGGTTTTAGATATTTTACAAATTCCCGCATTTTTATGTCGGCAAACTGACTTAGTCTATGCAGCAGCTCAGACGCAAAAAGTTGTAAATGTAAAAAAAGGTCAATTTTTAGCTCCTTGGGATATGAAAAATGTGGTAAATAAAATTTTAGAAGCCGGGAATAAAAATATTTTATTAACGGAACGGGGTTCAAGTTTTGGTTATAATACTTTGGTAACCGATATGCGTGGTTTAGCAATAATGCGAGAAATAGGCTACCCAGTAGTAATGGATGCCACTCATAGTGTACAAATACCTGGGGGCTTAGGCACAGCTTCGGGTGGACAAAGTCAATATGTACCGCATATGGCGCGTGCCGCTGCTGCTGTTGGCATAGATGCGTTATTTCTAGAAGTGCATGATAATCCAGCAGAAGCTTTGTCAGATGGTCCCAATATGGTTAGCTTAGATAAATTAGAAGAACTATTGACAGATGTACTAGCAATTTATAAAATTGCACATAAATAA
- the kdsB gene encoding 3-deoxy-manno-octulosonate cytidylyltransferase, whose product MKVICVIPARYASSRLPGKPLADICGKPMIRWVYEQAKQAKLLEDVIVATDNSLVYEAVQNFAGKVCMTSAAHTSGTDRLAEVAQHYPEVDLIVNVQGDEPLIPSEIIDRLVTAFLQEPDLQMATLKTVMPASEYADPACVKVVTDCDNNALYFSRSQIPYVRNKLATTQIYKHIGVYAYKRDFLLKFASLPVGYLEQIESLEQLRVLENGYKIKVLEVAYNAVGVDTPEDLEKVRKVLAIR is encoded by the coding sequence ATGAAGGTTATATGTGTAATTCCAGCTAGATACGCATCAAGCAGATTACCCGGGAAACCTTTAGCGGATATTTGTGGGAAACCGATGATTCGCTGGGTATATGAGCAGGCTAAACAAGCGAAATTGTTGGAAGATGTGATTGTGGCTACTGATAATAGTTTGGTTTATGAAGCTGTGCAAAATTTTGCGGGTAAGGTATGTATGACTAGTGCTGCGCATACTAGTGGTACAGATCGACTAGCAGAGGTAGCACAACATTATCCTGAAGTGGATTTAATTGTTAATGTTCAAGGCGATGAACCCTTAATTCCTAGTGAAATTATTGATCGTTTGGTTACAGCCTTTTTACAAGAACCAGATTTGCAAATGGCGACGCTAAAAACGGTAATGCCAGCATCTGAATATGCTGATCCAGCCTGTGTAAAAGTGGTAACTGATTGTGATAATAATGCATTGTATTTTTCGCGTTCGCAAATACCTTATGTTCGGAATAAATTAGCGACAACACAAATATATAAACATATTGGTGTTTACGCCTATAAACGCGATTTTTTGCTTAAGTTTGCTAGTTTACCAGTGGGTTATTTAGAGCAAATTGAAAGTTTGGAGCAACTCCGTGTTTTAGAAAATGGTTATAAGATAAAAGTTTTAGAAGTTGCTTATAATGCGGTAGGCGTAGATACCCCAGAAGATTTGGAAAAAGTTCGCAAAGTTCTTGCGATAAGATAA
- the lpxK gene encoding tetraacyldisaccharide 4'-kinase, which translates to MYIIYNLLLIIVFIFLVLPMFGLRALKEDGFKRRFKQSLGFLRPEDIALVAEKNCIWIHGASVGEIVATSPLVKEIRQAFPNTPILVSAVTTGGYSMAKQIIPEATAIIYFPLDICFITNWVVERIKPRVFMPVETELWPNFLRTINQNDIPVMMVNGRISDKSVKSYKYLFGILTDMLESVDKFCMQSKLDAEYIIKLGAAKERVVVTGNTKFDQTYAEVTPEDKEKFLAEMALTGSYPIIVAGSTHPNEESMLLVSFAQILAKFPEAKLVIAPRKPGRVQEITHLAQKAGYSVGFRKELLTQPAAERLASQVILIDTIGELGRIYAVGDVVYVGGSLITHGGHNVLEPAAHAKPIVVGPHMFNFKDSHALLKQNKACHTVNNQQELTESLLKIVSDDNLRNSMGQGSLQVIIDNRGAAKRSIEYLQALLAGDAIHGKNLNYSINNATSRHITIEGGERMRQREAVKLYLYRLVHGKINHYWDYFILIFLRVASVIYELGVWTKLALYRTGILQQNKLDCMVISLGNITVGGTGKTPTAQKMAALIRDLGYRVVILNRGYRAHWDDPIGVVSDGKRIYMTAFEAGDEAYLLAKNLPGVPVVIGKDRAITGKYVVDSMRPDVIIMDDGYQHWQLARDLDIVLVDTLNMFGNNCLLPRGTLREPLENLDRANMFLLTKTNQSTEAAKEKVKEVLAKNNQHAIVFESVHSPCYFVEIADWYKGIKDNKKDLQDLKGCAVMAFSAIGNPSSFEQSLADIGVELVETIRYPDHHDYGMVEMQYVTERALSQKVRALITTEKDAVKIPSEFIYSQRELPLYILGIEVKMLNGEREFLDIVEEKIKKGKRK; encoded by the coding sequence ATGTATATAATTTACAATCTTTTACTAATAATAGTATTTATCTTCTTAGTCTTACCAATGTTCGGCTTACGGGCATTGAAAGAGGATGGCTTTAAAAGACGTTTCAAACAGAGTTTGGGATTTCTGCGCCCAGAAGATATTGCTTTGGTAGCAGAAAAAAACTGTATATGGATACATGGTGCCTCTGTAGGGGAGATTGTGGCAACTAGCCCGCTGGTTAAGGAAATAAGGCAGGCATTTCCCAATACTCCGATTTTGGTTTCGGCTGTAACTACAGGTGGGTATTCGATGGCTAAACAAATAATTCCTGAAGCGACTGCGATTATCTATTTCCCTTTAGATATTTGTTTTATAACCAATTGGGTAGTAGAGAGAATAAAACCGCGGGTATTTATGCCAGTAGAGACGGAATTATGGCCTAATTTTTTGCGCACGATTAATCAAAATGATATCCCGGTAATGATGGTTAATGGACGAATTAGTGACAAAAGCGTGAAAAGCTATAAATATCTGTTTGGAATTTTAACAGATATGCTCGAAAGTGTAGATAAATTTTGCATGCAATCTAAGTTGGATGCAGAATATATTATAAAATTAGGTGCAGCTAAAGAACGTGTTGTGGTAACAGGCAATACAAAATTCGACCAAACGTATGCAGAAGTTACGCCCGAAGATAAGGAAAAATTTTTGGCGGAGATGGCGTTAACTGGCAGCTATCCGATAATTGTGGCTGGCAGTACACATCCCAATGAAGAAAGTATGCTTCTGGTATCTTTTGCGCAGATATTGGCTAAATTTCCTGAAGCCAAACTAGTAATTGCACCGCGTAAACCAGGTAGAGTGCAAGAAATAACACATTTAGCCCAAAAAGCTGGTTATAGTGTGGGTTTCCGCAAAGAGTTATTAACTCAACCTGCGGCAGAACGGTTGGCTAGTCAAGTAATTTTAATTGATACTATTGGTGAGTTAGGTAGAATTTATGCAGTCGGCGATGTTGTCTATGTTGGTGGGAGTTTGATAACTCATGGTGGTCATAATGTCTTAGAACCAGCAGCCCATGCCAAACCGATTGTTGTTGGACCACATATGTTTAATTTTAAAGATTCTCATGCCTTGCTAAAACAAAATAAGGCCTGTCACACTGTTAACAATCAACAAGAGTTAACAGAAAGTCTGTTAAAAATTGTGAGCGATGATAATTTAAGAAATAGTATGGGGCAGGGTTCTTTGCAGGTTATTATTGATAATCGTGGTGCGGCTAAACGGAGTATTGAATATTTACAAGCTTTATTGGCGGGCGATGCCATTCATGGTAAAAACTTAAATTATTCGATTAATAATGCAACTAGCAGACATATAACAATAGAAGGTGGCGAGCGAATGCGGCAACGTGAAGCCGTGAAGTTATATTTATATCGCTTGGTACATGGTAAAATCAACCACTATTGGGATTATTTTATTTTAATTTTTTTACGAGTGGCTTCAGTTATTTATGAGCTGGGCGTGTGGACTAAACTCGCTCTGTATCGTACTGGGATTTTACAACAAAACAAATTGGATTGTATGGTCATTAGTCTTGGTAATATTACAGTAGGGGGCACAGGTAAAACACCTACTGCTCAAAAAATGGCGGCCTTAATTAGAGATTTAGGTTACCGTGTAGTTATTTTAAATCGTGGTTATCGAGCTCATTGGGATGATCCGATTGGGGTAGTTTCAGATGGTAAAAGAATTTACATGACGGCTTTCGAAGCTGGCGATGAAGCGTATTTATTAGCTAAAAATCTTCCTGGAGTGCCAGTTGTTATTGGTAAAGATCGGGCGATTACAGGTAAATATGTAGTAGATAGTATGCGCCCCGATGTAATTATCATGGATGATGGTTATCAGCATTGGCAACTAGCTCGGGATTTAGATATTGTACTAGTAGATACCTTAAATATGTTTGGCAATAATTGCCTATTACCGCGCGGTACTTTGCGGGAACCATTAGAGAACTTAGATCGGGCAAATATGTTTTTGTTGACCAAGACTAATCAATCAACAGAAGCAGCCAAAGAAAAAGTTAAAGAAGTATTAGCGAAAAATAATCAACACGCTATAGTTTTTGAAAGTGTTCATAGCCCCTGCTACTTTGTGGAGATTGCAGACTGGTATAAAGGGATAAAAGATAATAAAAAAGATTTACAAGACTTGAAAGGTTGCGCCGTAATGGCTTTTTCTGCGATTGGCAACCCATCTTCTTTTGAACAATCCTTAGCGGATATTGGCGTAGAATTAGTGGAGACTATTCGCTACCCTGACCATCATGATTATGGGATGGTAGAAATGCAGTATGTTACGGAACGCGCTTTAAGTCAAAAAGTACGAGCGTTGATTACTACAGAAAAAGATGCTGTAAAAATTCCTTCGGAATTTATTTATTCACAACGGGAATTGCCCCTATACATTTTAGGTATCGAGGTGAAAATGCTCAATGGTGAGCGAGAATTCCTAGATATTGTGGAAGAAAAGATTAAAAAGGGGAAAAGAAAATAA
- a CDS encoding ABC transporter ATP-binding protein translates to MNLYLRLLYYVKPYLPRLIIAGLCTILAAAGNLYVPWIIKDVIDRVLAEKDAMMLNTISLGIIVVFFLRGIFFYGQTYLMAYAGQRVIIDIRLAVYRQLQRLSLSFYEKRKTGTIMSYVTNDVGALQGALIDNVIELLTEGFVLLGSIIAMIYLDWKLTLFTFSTFPLVLIVIDYFGKKIRSSGSLIQERTADITSILQESISSARIIKSFVREDYEIKRFDRENVLNFKASIKNSQQMAALTPTIEFVAALGVTAIIWYGGREVISGVLTPGSLIAFLVYAVNISNPIKRLSRVYGNIQRALAAAQRVFDILDLQPEIQEIADAKPLPYIKGDVRFENVSFSYNPNEPVLTELSFANKAGQMVAIVGPSGAGKSTIANLLPRFYDITAGKIFIDDLDIKLVTLDSLREQIGIVPQETMLFNGSVYDNIRYGNLQATREEIEQAARDANAEKFILQLPAGYETMLGDRGVNLSGGQRQRIAIARAILKNPRILILDEATSALDTESEHVVQEALDRLMVGRTSFVIAHRLTTIQRADMILVLDKGKLVETGTHEQLLDKGGLYARLHQVQFAEKHA, encoded by the coding sequence ATGAATCTATATTTAAGATTATTGTATTATGTAAAACCATATTTACCGCGCTTGATAATTGCTGGTCTTTGTACGATATTAGCAGCAGCAGGAAATCTGTATGTGCCTTGGATTATTAAAGATGTTATCGATCGCGTATTAGCTGAAAAAGATGCGATGATGCTAAATACTATTTCTTTAGGAATTATCGTGGTGTTTTTTTTGCGGGGAATATTTTTTTATGGACAGACTTACTTAATGGCTTATGCTGGACAACGAGTAATAATAGATATCCGCTTAGCGGTATACAGGCAACTACAAAGGCTAAGTTTATCTTTTTATGAAAAACGCAAAACTGGCACAATTATGAGTTATGTAACTAATGATGTAGGCGCTTTGCAAGGCGCTCTAATTGACAATGTAATTGAGTTATTGACCGAGGGTTTTGTTTTATTGGGCTCAATTATAGCGATGATTTACTTAGATTGGAAGTTGACCTTGTTTACATTTTCGACCTTCCCCTTAGTACTGATAGTTATAGATTATTTTGGTAAAAAAATACGTAGTTCGGGTAGCCTTATTCAAGAACGGACAGCCGATATAACCTCGATTTTGCAAGAGAGCATTTCTTCGGCGCGGATTATAAAATCTTTTGTTCGTGAAGACTATGAAATTAAACGCTTTGATCGTGAGAACGTACTCAATTTCAAAGCGAGTATAAAAAATTCTCAACAAATGGCAGCTTTAACACCTACCATTGAATTTGTAGCGGCGTTAGGTGTTACAGCAATTATTTGGTATGGGGGCCGAGAAGTTATAAGTGGAGTATTGACACCAGGATCTTTGATTGCTTTTTTAGTTTATGCAGTTAATATTTCTAATCCGATAAAGCGTTTGAGTCGAGTTTATGGCAATATTCAACGTGCTTTAGCTGCGGCGCAACGGGTTTTTGACATTTTAGATTTACAGCCGGAAATTCAAGAAATTGCAGATGCTAAGCCCCTACCTTATATTAAAGGGGATGTGCGTTTTGAAAATGTTTCTTTTAGTTACAATCCCAATGAGCCAGTACTTACGGAGTTGTCTTTTGCCAATAAAGCAGGACAAATGGTAGCAATAGTGGGGCCGAGTGGTGCTGGTAAGTCAACAATTGCCAATTTATTGCCACGTTTTTATGATATAACAGCCGGCAAAATTTTTATTGATGATTTAGATATTAAGTTGGTTACCTTAGACTCTTTGCGAGAACAAATTGGAATAGTACCTCAAGAAACGATGCTCTTCAATGGTTCGGTGTACGATAATATTCGTTATGGTAATTTACAGGCCACAAGAGAAGAAATTGAGCAAGCGGCGCGCGATGCTAATGCTGAAAAATTTATTTTACAGCTACCAGCTGGTTATGAAACGATGTTAGGTGATCGGGGCGTAAACTTGTCGGGTGGGCAAAGGCAACGGATTGCTATTGCTAGGGCTATTTTGAAAAATCCACGTATTTTAATTTTAGATGAAGCGACTAGCGCTTTGGATACTGAAAGTGAACATGTAGTTCAAGAAGCTTTGGATCGCTTAATGGTGGGACGGACTTCTTTTGTGATTGCGCATCGTTTAACCACCATTCAAAGAGCCGATATGATTTTGGTCTTAGATAAAGGCAAATTAGTAGAAACGGGTACACATGAGCAGTTACTAGACAAAGGCGGTTTATACGCACGCTTGCATCAGGTGCAGTTTGCAGAAAAGCATGCTTAA
- the lpxB gene encoding lipid-A-disaccharide synthase — MPGIMISAGEASGDLHAGALTAELLRLNSQLQIYGMGGDNLRAAGGEVIYDIKEHGVMGLVEIICKLPALFRLKADMSKLMDERKPDCLVIIDYPGFNKRLAQVARAKGIPVISFISPSAWAWRKGRAKTMAKIVTVIAAIFPFERDVYLQAGAKVEYVGHPLVDIVKPSADLTPAKLKAGKVDGQPLVLILPGSRKQEIEKMLPVMLQACEIIRQQLPQVTFCLPQANTISRELLEQYLMGFSGQINIISGNNYDIMSVADVAIATSGTVTLEAGLCKLPCVIVYKTAPLTAFIARRLLNIPDVGLPNIVMGERILPELLQEQATPTRIAQETLHLLQGENLQQAKYNLERMRDKLGSGGAINKVAQLVLRISKNEKRST; from the coding sequence ATGCCAGGAATTATGATTTCCGCAGGCGAAGCGTCAGGAGATTTGCATGCTGGGGCCCTAACCGCGGAATTGCTACGTCTAAATTCCCAGTTACAGATTTATGGTATGGGAGGGGACAATTTGCGGGCAGCTGGCGGGGAAGTAATTTATGACATAAAAGAGCATGGAGTTATGGGGCTGGTAGAAATAATTTGTAAATTGCCAGCTCTTTTTCGTCTTAAAGCGGATATGTCAAAGCTGATGGACGAAAGAAAGCCAGATTGCTTAGTAATAATTGATTACCCAGGATTTAATAAGCGGCTTGCACAAGTAGCACGTGCCAAGGGAATACCGGTTATTTCTTTCATCAGCCCTTCGGCTTGGGCATGGAGGAAAGGGCGGGCGAAAACCATGGCAAAGATAGTTACGGTTATAGCCGCTATTTTTCCTTTTGAGCGCGATGTTTATTTGCAAGCAGGTGCTAAGGTTGAATATGTCGGTCATCCGTTAGTAGATATAGTGAAACCTAGTGCTGATTTGACGCCCGCGAAACTTAAGGCAGGAAAAGTTGATGGTCAGCCGCTAGTACTTATTTTGCCGGGTAGTCGCAAACAAGAAATTGAAAAAATGTTGCCCGTGATGTTGCAGGCTTGTGAAATAATAAGGCAGCAGTTACCGCAGGTGACTTTTTGTTTGCCTCAAGCCAATACTATTTCCCGAGAATTGTTAGAGCAATATTTAATGGGATTTTCTGGGCAGATAAATATCATAAGCGGAAATAATTATGATATAATGAGTGTTGCAGATGTTGCAATTGCAACTAGTGGCACGGTAACTTTAGAGGCGGGGTTATGTAAATTACCCTGTGTTATTGTCTATAAAACTGCGCCCCTTACGGCCTTTATTGCTAGACGGTTGCTAAATATTCCCGATGTGGGTTTGCCGAACATTGTCATGGGCGAACGTATTTTGCCAGAGTTATTACAAGAACAGGCCACGCCGACACGGATTGCTCAAGAAACACTGCACTTGCTACAAGGCGAAAATTTGCAGCAAGCAAAATATAATTTAGAGCGTATGCGAGACAAATTAGGTAGTGGAGGTGCAATAAATAAAGTTGCACAATTAGTTTTAAGAATAAGTAAAAATGAGAAACGGAGTACATAA
- a CDS encoding LpxI family protein, with amino-acid sequence MFKIGLIAGVGNLPCEFAKVAKNYGFQVVAIAVVEDYEKSLQEHVSVLYQAHIGELDSIINLLKQEQVFAVTMIGKVTKEHLFNGSVRPDMRALKLLQSLPNQNDDTIMLALVQELASEGIRVMDQSKLLTGLMPKAGVLTERKPTEQEQADIDYGYEMALRIGQLDIGQTVVVKNKAIMAVEAIEGTDACILRGGKLARGNAVVAKTAKPAQDNRFDIPCVGVQTIEAMIEAEASVLVMQAEKTLFVDQTSVLKLANEHNICIVVK; translated from the coding sequence ATGTTTAAAATTGGTTTAATTGCAGGAGTTGGCAATTTACCTTGTGAATTTGCTAAAGTTGCTAAAAATTATGGATTTCAAGTAGTGGCGATTGCAGTGGTGGAAGACTATGAAAAATCTTTACAAGAACATGTAAGTGTTTTATATCAAGCACATATTGGTGAACTAGATAGTATTATTAATTTATTGAAGCAAGAGCAAGTTTTTGCTGTGACTATGATTGGCAAAGTAACCAAAGAACATTTATTTAACGGTAGTGTGCGACCAGATATGCGGGCACTGAAGTTACTGCAAAGTTTACCTAATCAAAATGATGATACGATTATGTTAGCTTTGGTACAAGAGTTAGCTAGCGAAGGCATTCGGGTAATGGACCAAAGTAAATTGCTTACAGGACTAATGCCTAAGGCAGGAGTGTTAACCGAACGCAAACCTACAGAGCAAGAGCAAGCAGATATTGACTATGGCTATGAAATGGCATTGAGAATTGGGCAACTGGATATTGGCCAAACAGTTGTGGTTAAAAATAAAGCAATAATGGCAGTAGAAGCGATTGAAGGCACTGATGCTTGCATTTTGCGGGGTGGCAAATTAGCACGTGGCAATGCTGTAGTGGCTAAAACCGCTAAACCAGCACAGGATAATCGCTTTGATATCCCTTGTGTAGGAGTGCAAACAATTGAAGCGATGATCGAGGCTGAAGCCAGTGTGTTGGTAATGCAGGCAGAAAAAACTTTGTTTGTTGATCAAACGAGTGTTTTAAAATTGGCGAACGAACACAATATTTGTATAGTAGTAAAGTAA
- the lpxA gene encoding acyl-ACP--UDP-N-acetylglucosamine O-acyltransferase, producing the protein MLGIDEQIHPTAVIAKGAKLGKNVKVGPYVVIGENVVIGDDTKIYPNVVIDGWTTIGKNCTIYAGVSIGGEPQDLKFADERSYVVIGDNTKIRECVTINRGTGEDSETRIGSNVLLMAYAHVAHNCIVGNNVILANCATLAGHVVVEDRAIIGGLSGVHQFVKIGRNAMIGGASKIVQDIPPFVIADGNPATVAGLNNVGIARAGIVAAVRSNLKKAYRILYRSGLTLEKAIETMEQELEMSEEIEHLLRFLRNVERGICRGNKRCNSENQ; encoded by the coding sequence ATGTTAGGCATAGATGAACAAATCCATCCAACGGCAGTAATCGCAAAAGGTGCTAAATTGGGAAAAAACGTAAAAGTTGGGCCCTATGTAGTTATTGGTGAAAATGTAGTTATTGGCGATGATACTAAAATATATCCAAACGTAGTTATTGATGGATGGACTACTATAGGCAAAAATTGTACAATATATGCAGGCGTGTCCATTGGCGGCGAACCACAAGATTTGAAATTTGCTGATGAACGTAGCTATGTTGTAATTGGTGATAATACTAAAATTAGAGAATGTGTAACAATTAACCGGGGTACTGGAGAAGATTCAGAAACTAGAATTGGTTCGAATGTATTATTAATGGCCTATGCTCATGTAGCACACAATTGTATTGTTGGCAATAATGTTATCTTGGCAAACTGTGCGACTTTAGCTGGACATGTTGTAGTAGAAGATCGGGCAATTATTGGTGGTTTAAGTGGTGTGCATCAATTTGTGAAAATCGGTCGTAATGCGATGATTGGTGGCGCGAGCAAAATAGTTCAAGATATTCCTCCCTTTGTGATAGCCGATGGTAATCCAGCGACTGTAGCTGGGCTTAATAATGTAGGCATAGCACGGGCGGGGATTGTTGCAGCGGTAAGAAGTAATTTAAAGAAAGCCTATCGAATTTTATATCGTTCGGGCCTAACTTTAGAAAAAGCGATTGAAACAATGGAACAAGAATTAGAGATGAGTGAAGAAATTGAGCATTTATTGAGATTTCTGCGGAATGTTGAACGCGGTATTTGTCGGGGCAATAAACGTTGTAATTCTGAAAATCAATAA
- the fabZ gene encoding 3-hydroxyacyl-ACP dehydratase FabZ, with product MITLNVQEIQEIIPHRYPFLLVDRVLELEPMKKGVGIKNVTMNEAHFMGHFPNEPIMPGVLLIEAMAQVGGIAMLYPAENRGKIAYFTGIDKVKFRKPVVPGDQVIMTAEIVKTRGNMGRIAAVAHVAGELVAEGEFMFAISEKK from the coding sequence ATGATAACTTTAAATGTACAAGAGATTCAGGAAATTATACCACACAGATATCCATTTTTATTAGTGGATAGAGTTCTAGAATTGGAACCAATGAAAAAAGGTGTAGGCATAAAAAACGTAACTATGAATGAGGCACATTTTATGGGTCATTTCCCTAACGAACCAATTATGCCTGGGGTATTGCTTATTGAAGCTATGGCACAAGTCGGTGGTATTGCGATGTTGTATCCAGCAGAAAATCGTGGTAAAATTGCTTATTTTACGGGAATTGATAAAGTTAAATTCCGCAAACCTGTAGTACCTGGAGATCAAGTTATTATGACTGCGGAAATTGTTAAGACTCGAGGCAATATGGGGAGAATAGCTGCTGTAGCTCATGTAGCTGGGGAACTAGTTGCTGAAGGGGAATTTATGTTTGCTATTTCTGAAAAAAAATAA
- the lpxC gene encoding UDP-3-O-acyl-N-acetylglucosamine deacetylase, giving the protein MKVGIRLNKEDKSLRQQRTISKAIAYAGIGLHSGKAVEIRLLPAAIDYGIKFLRTDIAQAQPISAKVTNVTDTLRATTIANAVGTHVFTVEHLLAALAMLNIDNCLVEISSPEPPVADGSAKVFLDLLEQAGIEEQVASVQEFCLPEVVAVYDADKYICALPYDGFRISFTSINNHPLLGTQHYDLVVSEAACKTEIAPARTIGFMHEVEMLKKMGLGLGGSLENVVVYDEKSVLTPLRFEDELVRHKILDVIGDLSLVGKIKAHIIAVKSSHALNIQLAKKINELKNLEGK; this is encoded by the coding sequence ATGAAAGTAGGTATAAGATTGAATAAAGAAGATAAATCTTTGCGGCAACAGCGAACCATAAGTAAAGCTATTGCTTATGCGGGGATTGGTTTGCACTCTGGTAAAGCTGTGGAGATCAGGCTATTACCAGCAGCGATAGATTATGGTATAAAATTTTTGCGCACTGATATTGCCCAAGCACAACCGATAAGTGCTAAGGTGACGAATGTAACTGATACTTTACGAGCGACTACAATTGCTAATGCCGTAGGGACGCATGTCTTTACAGTGGAACATCTTTTAGCAGCACTGGCGATGCTAAATATTGATAATTGTTTAGTGGAAATATCTTCCCCCGAACCACCGGTAGCCGATGGTAGCGCTAAAGTTTTTTTAGATTTGCTTGAACAAGCTGGGATTGAGGAACAAGTTGCCTCAGTTCAGGAGTTCTGCTTGCCAGAGGTTGTGGCAGTATACGATGCAGATAAATATATTTGTGCTTTGCCTTATGATGGGTTTCGAATTTCTTTTACATCAATTAACAATCATCCCTTATTAGGTACGCAACACTATGATTTAGTAGTAAGTGAGGCGGCTTGCAAAACAGAAATAGCCCCAGCCAGGACAATTGGTTTTATGCATGAAGTAGAAATGCTAAAGAAAATGGGTTTAGGGTTAGGTGGCAGTCTAGAAAACGTAGTGGTTTATGATGAAAAAAGTGTATTGACACCGCTAAGATTTGAAGATGAATTGGTAAGGCATAAAATTCTTGATGTGATTGGAGATCTATCTTTAGTAGGAAAAATAAAAGCGCATATAATTGCTGTTAAGTCTAGTCATGCGTTAAACATACAATTAGCGAAAAAAATTAACGAATTAAAAAATTTGGAGGGAAAATAA